CCTGTTTTAATATTGTTTTTGGCGCTCACTGAAAGAATTTAAGCGATCGCCCAGTAGGGTGGGCAATGCCCACCCTACAAAAACGTAAAGTCTTCGCTGCCAAATATATTTGATACCCAATCCGCTGCAAACGCCGGAACTGGCAAGCTGGCTATTTCTCGCTGGAATCATTGTGGTGGTTGTTGCTGGGGATAAACCAAAAGCAAGATCGCATTTGCGGATCGACTAGCTAACTCATTTTTGTGCCGTGGTTCAAGGCATGTAAAAATTTTCCCGTTATTTTTCTGATTTTGATGGGGGAGAGAAAATTTCAATTGTCCAATCGGGAGCTATCGGAAAAACATTCCCTACCTCTCCATTGCTACCAACAGGAATTCTTTCCCCTTGAAAAACTGATATATCCGGCACAATTGCCCAGCCGCCAAGCACGCAACGAAGTTCTGTATAAGCGCGGGCAATCCGTGGTTTTTTCAAAACAGTATGAATCGCTGCGGTAAGTTCTACCTGGATAGTACTGTGATGTCCTTGAAGCACAGGATTGGGGACGATTTGACCATTGATATATTCGCTGGCAGGTTTGGTTTCCGGACGCTGGAGAAATTCTTCTAAGCTGATAGTGATAGCGTTTTTTTGTACCATTTCCGATCCCAAACGCAGGTACTTAAATTGTAACCCAGCGATCGCTACCGAATGCCCAAAACAAAAGCCATGCTTGCCAACCTATCTTCTATTCCCCATGACCGGGGGGTTGAACGATATGCCGAGTATCAATTTGTATTCTATGACACTGTTTGCCTGTATCGGAACCGGTCAAAATCTTCCAGGAGGTTTTATCATAGACCTCTGGTAATACCTTGTACTGGCTTTGTAATAAAAACAGGTAATGATTCCACAAAATCTAGTCCAACTCAAAAGCGATCGCACCCAAGCTCTTGCCTTTGTTACCCTATGTTTGGCGCTACTATCCGTCTCCTTTGCCCCCATTTTCATCCGTTGGAGCGAAACTGACTTGGGTGCCAACGGTACCGTATTTAACCGTTTGTTCTTCTTTGTTGTTTTCTTCGGTACGGGCAAACTTATTAGCCAACGCCTAACCCCCGCCGCTTCCACAGAAGAAGCCCTACCTTTTACCCGCCGCCAGTGGTTGCTACTAGGCAGCGTTGGCGTGGTTTCCATTACCTCGTTGGTTCTGTGGGCAATTTCTCTGGAATACACCACCGTTGCCAAAAGCATGCTCCTCAACAATTTAACCCCAATTTTCACCACCTTGGGGAGTTGGTTGTTTTTGCGCCGGCAATTTGATAATAAATTTCTAATCGGAATGGCGATTGCGTTGGCTGGTGCCATTGCTTTGGGATTGGAAGACCTCAACGATGCATCTGCTGGTTCCCTAACTGGCGATATTTACGCCCTGCTATCGGCGATTTTCCTGGGAACCTACTTTCTCATTGTGGAACAACTGCGGTTCCGCTTTTCCGCCACCACCATCCTCCTGTGGCGTTGTATTATCGGTAGCATTTTGCTGCTACCTGTGGTACTGCTGGTAGAAGGTCAGCTATTTCCCACCACAACCACTGCTTGGCTGGCAGCCATTGGCTTGGGGGTGATTAGCGAAGGTTTGGGGCAACGCTTGCTGGCAGAAAGTATGGACAAATTCTCCTCTAGTTTTGTATCCTTATTCTTATTGCTCGAACCCATCGTCAGCGCTATGCTAGCTTGGGCAATTTTCCTAGAAGCCATTAGTCCTGTTACCTGGTTGGGGTTTGCTGTGGTTCTCAGCGGTATCTATCTGGCACAATCCTCGCAAGCCGCTACCCAAAAAGACTTGCAACCTGCTAGCGGTGATGGTTCGCCTACGTCGTCGGTGAAGTAAAAGCAGTTCTGGCTGCGGTGGATAGCAATGCTGGTGGCAACCACACTTGCCATCGGCGACTTCCCCTTTGTATTTTTTGTCGTCTTGTAGCAATTTTTATGCGTACGCCCGCTTCTCCCTCTTGGTTGCGATGGTTGGATGTTCTGGCAATCGGTGCCTGGGGGGTTTTATTACTGAAATACTGGCTAACAGGAAAACTCTTGTTGCTGATTCATCCCAATTATATCGGGTTGTGCGTGGGGGCTGGTATCTTGCTGCTGTTTGTAGCAGGGTGGAAAGCATGGCAACTATACCACAATTCTTCCCCGTTGCCGT
The DNA window shown above is from Geitlerinema sp. PCC 9228 and carries:
- a CDS encoding DMT family transporter; the encoded protein is MIPQNLVQLKSDRTQALAFVTLCLALLSVSFAPIFIRWSETDLGANGTVFNRLFFFVVFFGTGKLISQRLTPAASTEEALPFTRRQWLLLGSVGVVSITSLVLWAISLEYTTVAKSMLLNNLTPIFTTLGSWLFLRRQFDNKFLIGMAIALAGAIALGLEDLNDASAGSLTGDIYALLSAIFLGTYFLIVEQLRFRFSATTILLWRCIIGSILLLPVVLLVEGQLFPTTTTAWLAAIGLGVISEGLGQRLLAESMDKFSSSFVSLFLLLEPIVSAMLAWAIFLEAISPVTWLGFAVVLSGIYLAQSSQAATQKDLQPASGDGSPTSSVK
- a CDS encoding Uma2 family endonuclease; protein product: MVQKNAITISLEEFLQRPETKPASEYINGQIVPNPVLQGHHSTIQVELTAAIHTVLKKPRIARAYTELRCVLGGWAIVPDISVFQGERIPVGSNGEVGNVFPIAPDWTIEIFSPPSKSEK